One window of the Anoplolepis gracilipes chromosome 9, ASM4749672v1, whole genome shotgun sequence genome contains the following:
- the Alars gene encoding alanine--tRNA ligase, cytoplasmic isoform X1 — translation MNAKQIRQAYIDFFKSKGHEYVHSSSTIPHDDPTLLFTNAGMNQFKPIFLGTVDPNSDMAKWVRVVNSQKCIRAGGKHNDLDDVGKDVYHHTFFEMMGNWSFGDYFKKEICAWAWEFLTGVLKLPADRLYVTYFGGDEKNGLAPDNECKDLWLSLGIPASHVLPGNMKDNFWEMGETGPCGPCSELHYDRIGGREAAHLVNMDDPDVLEIWNLVFIQYNRESDGSLKSLPKKHIDCGLGLERLVSVIQNKRANYDTDLFMPLFNAIEKATGAPTYQGKVGADDVNGIDMAYRVLADHARTITIALADGGMPDNTGRGYVLRRILRRAVRYATEKLNAKPGFFGSLVNVVVDLLGEVFPEVTKDPQSIIDIVNEEETQFLKTLSRGRNLLNRTIAKLESSDTVPGDVAWRLYDTYGFPVDLTQLMTEEKGLKIDMAGYEESKKQAQLISQNKAGGVDDQINLDIHAITELQEHGVKPTDDSPKYNYKVISSVKYEEYEFAPCIGTVIALRRAKTFVDQVTSGEEVGILLDKTNFYAEQGGQIYDEGFLVKVDDEATEIRVKNVQVRAGYVLHIGTVGEGTLRKGDKVHTNVDTARRRLVMANHSATHALNYALRKVLGTGADQKGSLVAPDRLRFDFTNKGPMTTEQVKNTENITADMIKENKKIYAKDSNLALAKTIQGLRAMFEETYPDPVRVISMGIAVDDLEKDPLSKAALETSVEFCGGTHLHYTGHIGDFIIASEEAIAKGIRRIVALTGPEAAKAFRTATLLQNQLSHLQETIEKDKSGTNSKEYVKKIVELTEEITHAVIPGWRKDNMRTTLKELKKSLDDRERAAKAAIANTVVETAQSIIQSRVGCQVLVEVLEAYSNTKALDSALKKIRTLSPETSALLISVDRDVKKIFALSSVPKSAISKGLKANEWIQTIVSVMQGKGGGKPESAQASGTNITCLNEIVSKANDFANQKLGIIDNSTANDTCKTLENDNRSFDIDSSKLILYANIGSAKCYLAQIIAGYSDKSLTIKQIENELYTLHSSNIILKTADATLYDSNAIAFFLSNSQLRREDDLFASSQVLQWMNYTQNHILHAVSAWMLPSLEKPVPRNTKINAKIAKDNVFCALRALNSTLHTRTYLIGERISLADISVFVALLPVYKYVLDPHHRQHYTNLNRWFSTILNQPQVKCVVENFTFCTKCNVFNGC, via the exons ATGAATGCAAAGCAAATACGACAAGCTTATATTGACTTCTTCAAGAGTAAGGGTCATGAATATGTTCACTCTAGTTCAACGATACCTCATGATGACCCAACTTTGCTTTTTACAAATGCTGGAATGAATCAG tttaAGCCGATATTCTTAGGAACAGTTGATCCTAATAGCGATATGGCAAAATGGGTACGTGTGGTGAATAGTCAAAAGTGTATTAGAGCTGGTGGCAAGCACAATGATTTAGATGATGTTGGTAAAGACGTTTATCATCATACTTTCTTTGAAATGATGGGAAACTGGTCCTTTGGGGATTACTTCAAG aaagaaatatgtGCTTGGGCCTGGGAATTTTTAACAGGTGTATTGAAGCTACCAGCTGATAGATTGTATGTGACATATTTTGGTGGTGATGAAAAGAATGGATTGGCACCAGACAACGAGTGTAAAGACTTGTGGCTTTCTCTTGG AATACCTGCTTCACACGTTTTACCAGGCAACATGAAAGACAATTTTTGGGAAATGGGTGAAACTGGACCCTGTGGACCATGTAGCGAACTACACTACGATCGTATCGGTGGTAGAGAAGCAGCTCATCTTGTAAACATGGATGATCCCGACGTTTTAGAAATCTGGAATTTAGTgtttatacaatacaatag GGAATCAGACGGCAGCCTTAAATCATTACCAAAAAAACATATAGATTGTGGCTTGGGCTTAGAACGATTAGTATCAGTAATTCAGAATAAACGTGCTAATTACGATACTGATTTATTCATGCCTTTGTTTAATGCAATTGAAAAGGCTACAGGTGCCCCAACTTATCAAGGTAAAGTAGGAGCTGATGATGTCAATGGAATCGATATGGCATACAGAGTTTTGGCGGATCATGCTCGAACTATCACAATTGCTCTAGCAGATGGAGGAATGCCTGATAATACTGGTAGAGG ATATGTCTTGAGAAGAATCTTACGGCGTGCTGTACGCTATGCGACCGAAAAATTAAACGCTAAGCCCGGATTCTTTGGATCTCTTGTAAATGTAGTTGTGGATCTTCttg GGGAAGTTTTTCCAGAAGTAACAAAAGATCCACAAAGTATAATTGATATAGTGAATGAGGAGGAGACccaatttttgaaaactttatCGCGTGGGCGTAATTTGCTAAATAGAACGATAGCGAAGTTAGAGTCGAGCGATACCGTACCAGGTGATGTCGCATGGCGTTTATATGATACTTATGGTTTCCCAGTAGATCTCACTCAGCTAATGACTGAGGAAAAAGGATTGAAAATTGACATGGCAGGTTACGAAGAATCTAAAAAACAAGCGCAG ttAATTTCCCAAAATAAAGCTGGTGGAGTAGACgatcaaataaatttggatatcCATGCCATCACTGAATTGCAAGAACATGGTGTCAAACCTACAGACGATTCtcctaaatataattataaagtgaTTAGTTCTGTTAAATATGAGGAGTATGAGTTTGCACCATGTATCGGTACTGTAATCGCCCTGAGACGCGCCAAAACTTTTGTCGATCAAGTAACTTCTGGCGAAGAAGttggaattttattagataaaacaaatttctatGCAGAACAAGGAGGACAGATATACGACGAAGGATTCTTAGTGAAAGTTGATGATGAG GCTACCGAGATTCGCGTAAAGAACGTCCAAGTTAGAGCCGGTTATGTGCTGCATATCGGTACCGTAGGTGAGGGTACGTTAAGGAAAGGAGATAAAGTTCACACAAATGTGGATACAGCACGCAGACGACTGGTAATGGCTAATCACAGCGCCACACATGCTCTGAATTATGCACTTAGGAAGGTTCTAGGAACAGGAGCCGATCAAAAAGGATCATTAGTCGCACCTGATAGACTCCGTTTCGACTTTACAAATAAAG GACCAATGACAACGGAACAAGTAAAAAACACGGAAAACATCACTGCTGACATGatcaaagagaataaaaaaatttatgccaAGGACAGTAATTTAGCTTTAGCGAAAACTATTCAGGGTTTGCGTGCAATGTTCGAAGAGACGTATCCTGATCCGGTACGCGTTATTAGTATGGGTATAGCGGTTGATGATTTAGAAAAGGATCCTCTGAGTAAAGCCGCCCTTGAAACTAGTGTGGAATTTTGCGGTGGAAC GCATTTACATTACACTGGTCACATAGgtgattttataatagctaGCGAAGAAGCTATTGCTAAAGGTATCAGACGTATAGTAGCACTCACCGGGCCGGAAGCAGCAAAAGCTTTCCGAACAGCAACATTGTTACAAAATCAATTATCTCATCTTCAAGAAACAATTGAAAAGGACAAATCCGGAACAAATTCCAAGgaatatgtaaagaaaatagtGGAACTGACGGAGGAAATAACGCATGCCGTTATTCCTGGCTGGAGAAAG GATAACATGCGTACCACattgaaagaattaaagaaGTCTCTCGACGATAGGGAACGAGCAGCAAAGGCAGCCATTGCTAATACAGTTGTAGAAACTGCTCAATCTATAATACAATCTAGAGTTGGATGCCAAGTCTTAGTCGAGGTTCTAGAAGCGTACAGTAATACAAAAGCTCTGGACTCAGCATTGAAGAAGATTAGAACTTTATCACCGGAAACTAGTGCCTTGCTTATAAGCGTCGATCGCGATGTCAAAAAGATATTTGCTCTCAGCTCTGTTCCAAAG TCCGCGATCTCCAAAGGCCTGAAAGCAAACGAATGGATCCAAACGATCGTGTCTGTGATGCAAGGCAAAGGAGGCGGAAAACCTGAATCTGCACAAGCTTCCGGGACTAATATAACATGCTTGAATGAAATAGTAAGCAAGGCTAATGACTTTGCCAACCAAAAACTTGGAATTATAG ATAATAGTACTGCTAATGATACTTGTAAAACTTTAGAAAATGATAATCGATCGTTTGATATAGACTcgtcaaaattaatactttatgcGAACATTGGAAGCGCTAAATGCTATTTGGCACAAATAATTGCGGGATATAGCGACAAATCTTTGACTATTAAGCAAATcgaaaatgaattatatacattacattctagcaatataatattaaaaacagcaGATGCCACATTGTATGATAGCAATGCGATcgcatttttcttatcaaattcGCAGCTACGGCGTGAAGATGATTTGTTTGCATCCAGCCAGGTTTTGCAATGGATGAATTATACACAAAACCACATTTTACATGCAGTCAGTGCCTGGATGCTTCCATCACTCGAAAAACCCGTACCGAGAAATACGAAAATAAACGCAAAAATTGCTAAGGATAATGTCTTTTGTGCTTTAAGAGCATTGAACAGCACATTACATACAAGAACATACTTGATAGGAGAAAGAATCTCTCTTGCTGATATATCCGTTTTTGTTGCATTATTGCCTGtgtacaaatatgtattgGATCCTCATCATAGACAGCATTATACGAATTTAAATAGGTggttttctacaattttaaatcagCCGCAAGTAAAATGTGTAGTAGAGAATTTCACATTTTGTACAAAATGTAATGTTTTTAACGGCTGTTaa
- the Alars gene encoding alanine--tRNA ligase, cytoplasmic isoform X2 produces the protein MNAKQIRQAYIDFFKSKGHEYVHSSSTIPHDDPTLLFTNAGMNQFKPIFLGTVDPNSDMAKWVRVVNSQKCIRAGGKHNDLDDVGKDVYHHTFFEMMGNWSFGDYFKKEICAWAWEFLTGVLKLPADRLYVTYFGGDEKNGLAPDNECKDLWLSLGIPASHVLPGNMKDNFWEMGETGPCGPCSELHYDRIGGREAAHLVNMDDPDVLEIWNLVFIQYNRESDGSLKSLPKKHIDCGLGLERLVSVIQNKRANYDTDLFMPLFNAIEKATGAPTYQGKVGADDVNGIDMAYRVLADHARTITIALADGGMPDNTGRGYVLRRILRRAVRYATEKLNAKPGFFGSLVNVVVDLLGEVFPEVTKDPQSIIDIVNEEETQFLKTLSRGRNLLNRTIAKLESSDTVPGDVAWRLYDTYGFPVDLTQLMTEEKGLKIDMAGYEESKKQAQLISQNKAGGVDDQINLDIHAITELQEHGVKPTDDSPKYNYKVISSVKYEEYEFAPCIGTVIALRRAKTFVDQVTSGEEVGILLDKTNFYAEQGGQIYDEGFLVKVDDEATEIRVKNVQVRAGYVLHIGTVGEGTLRKGDKVHTNVDTARRRLVMANHSATHALNYALRKVLGTGADQKGSLVAPDRLRFDFTNKGPMTTEQVKNTENITADMIKENKKIYAKDSNLALAKTIQGLRAMFEETYPDPVRVISMGIAVDDLEKDPLSKAALETSVEFCGGTHLHYTGHIGDFIIASEEAIAKGIRRIVALTGPEAAKAFRTATLLQNQLSHLQETIEKDKSGTNSKEYVKKIVELTEEITHAVIPGWRKDNMRTTLKELKKSLDDRERAAKAAIANTVVETAQSIIQSRVGCQVLVEVLEAYSNTKALDSALKKIRTLSPETSALLISVDRDVKKIFALSSVPKSAISKGLKANEWIQTIVSVMQGKGGGKPESAQASGTNITCLNEIVSKANDFANQKLGIIATA, from the exons ATGAATGCAAAGCAAATACGACAAGCTTATATTGACTTCTTCAAGAGTAAGGGTCATGAATATGTTCACTCTAGTTCAACGATACCTCATGATGACCCAACTTTGCTTTTTACAAATGCTGGAATGAATCAG tttaAGCCGATATTCTTAGGAACAGTTGATCCTAATAGCGATATGGCAAAATGGGTACGTGTGGTGAATAGTCAAAAGTGTATTAGAGCTGGTGGCAAGCACAATGATTTAGATGATGTTGGTAAAGACGTTTATCATCATACTTTCTTTGAAATGATGGGAAACTGGTCCTTTGGGGATTACTTCAAG aaagaaatatgtGCTTGGGCCTGGGAATTTTTAACAGGTGTATTGAAGCTACCAGCTGATAGATTGTATGTGACATATTTTGGTGGTGATGAAAAGAATGGATTGGCACCAGACAACGAGTGTAAAGACTTGTGGCTTTCTCTTGG AATACCTGCTTCACACGTTTTACCAGGCAACATGAAAGACAATTTTTGGGAAATGGGTGAAACTGGACCCTGTGGACCATGTAGCGAACTACACTACGATCGTATCGGTGGTAGAGAAGCAGCTCATCTTGTAAACATGGATGATCCCGACGTTTTAGAAATCTGGAATTTAGTgtttatacaatacaatag GGAATCAGACGGCAGCCTTAAATCATTACCAAAAAAACATATAGATTGTGGCTTGGGCTTAGAACGATTAGTATCAGTAATTCAGAATAAACGTGCTAATTACGATACTGATTTATTCATGCCTTTGTTTAATGCAATTGAAAAGGCTACAGGTGCCCCAACTTATCAAGGTAAAGTAGGAGCTGATGATGTCAATGGAATCGATATGGCATACAGAGTTTTGGCGGATCATGCTCGAACTATCACAATTGCTCTAGCAGATGGAGGAATGCCTGATAATACTGGTAGAGG ATATGTCTTGAGAAGAATCTTACGGCGTGCTGTACGCTATGCGACCGAAAAATTAAACGCTAAGCCCGGATTCTTTGGATCTCTTGTAAATGTAGTTGTGGATCTTCttg GGGAAGTTTTTCCAGAAGTAACAAAAGATCCACAAAGTATAATTGATATAGTGAATGAGGAGGAGACccaatttttgaaaactttatCGCGTGGGCGTAATTTGCTAAATAGAACGATAGCGAAGTTAGAGTCGAGCGATACCGTACCAGGTGATGTCGCATGGCGTTTATATGATACTTATGGTTTCCCAGTAGATCTCACTCAGCTAATGACTGAGGAAAAAGGATTGAAAATTGACATGGCAGGTTACGAAGAATCTAAAAAACAAGCGCAG ttAATTTCCCAAAATAAAGCTGGTGGAGTAGACgatcaaataaatttggatatcCATGCCATCACTGAATTGCAAGAACATGGTGTCAAACCTACAGACGATTCtcctaaatataattataaagtgaTTAGTTCTGTTAAATATGAGGAGTATGAGTTTGCACCATGTATCGGTACTGTAATCGCCCTGAGACGCGCCAAAACTTTTGTCGATCAAGTAACTTCTGGCGAAGAAGttggaattttattagataaaacaaatttctatGCAGAACAAGGAGGACAGATATACGACGAAGGATTCTTAGTGAAAGTTGATGATGAG GCTACCGAGATTCGCGTAAAGAACGTCCAAGTTAGAGCCGGTTATGTGCTGCATATCGGTACCGTAGGTGAGGGTACGTTAAGGAAAGGAGATAAAGTTCACACAAATGTGGATACAGCACGCAGACGACTGGTAATGGCTAATCACAGCGCCACACATGCTCTGAATTATGCACTTAGGAAGGTTCTAGGAACAGGAGCCGATCAAAAAGGATCATTAGTCGCACCTGATAGACTCCGTTTCGACTTTACAAATAAAG GACCAATGACAACGGAACAAGTAAAAAACACGGAAAACATCACTGCTGACATGatcaaagagaataaaaaaatttatgccaAGGACAGTAATTTAGCTTTAGCGAAAACTATTCAGGGTTTGCGTGCAATGTTCGAAGAGACGTATCCTGATCCGGTACGCGTTATTAGTATGGGTATAGCGGTTGATGATTTAGAAAAGGATCCTCTGAGTAAAGCCGCCCTTGAAACTAGTGTGGAATTTTGCGGTGGAAC GCATTTACATTACACTGGTCACATAGgtgattttataatagctaGCGAAGAAGCTATTGCTAAAGGTATCAGACGTATAGTAGCACTCACCGGGCCGGAAGCAGCAAAAGCTTTCCGAACAGCAACATTGTTACAAAATCAATTATCTCATCTTCAAGAAACAATTGAAAAGGACAAATCCGGAACAAATTCCAAGgaatatgtaaagaaaatagtGGAACTGACGGAGGAAATAACGCATGCCGTTATTCCTGGCTGGAGAAAG GATAACATGCGTACCACattgaaagaattaaagaaGTCTCTCGACGATAGGGAACGAGCAGCAAAGGCAGCCATTGCTAATACAGTTGTAGAAACTGCTCAATCTATAATACAATCTAGAGTTGGATGCCAAGTCTTAGTCGAGGTTCTAGAAGCGTACAGTAATACAAAAGCTCTGGACTCAGCATTGAAGAAGATTAGAACTTTATCACCGGAAACTAGTGCCTTGCTTATAAGCGTCGATCGCGATGTCAAAAAGATATTTGCTCTCAGCTCTGTTCCAAAG TCCGCGATCTCCAAAGGCCTGAAAGCAAACGAATGGATCCAAACGATCGTGTCTGTGATGCAAGGCAAAGGAGGCGGAAAACCTGAATCTGCACAAGCTTCCGGGACTAATATAACATGCTTGAATGAAATAGTAAGCAAGGCTAATGACTTTGCCAACCAAAAACTTGGAATTATAG CTACGGCGTGA